The genomic interval GTCGTGAAGGCTGTTGGCGTGCGCCGCGAAGTTCCGGAAGCCAGCCGCTTTGAGCCAGAACAAACCGCGTCCGCCGCGATTATGCGATGGCCGTCGGGCAGGGGAGCGGAAGGGCCAGAATTGATTTCGGGCGGCCGGCGATCCATGCGATAGCTCGCGGCCCCGCGCCGAACGTCTTTGCCTGTCGAAAGTGGATGATGCCGCCGTTTCGCGTCACGCCGATGATCCGCAATCTCGTCCGTGCCGGCGCGCTCGGCGCCGCAGCCGTCCTGCTGTTCGGCAGCGCCGCGCACGCCGCCGACATTGCCAGCCTGCCGCACGACCTGTCGCCGTGGGGCATGTTCAAAAACGCCGACATCGTCGTGAAGGTGGTGATGGCCGGCCTCGCGCTGGCGTCGCTCGCGACCTGGACGGTGTGGCTGTCGAAGACCGTCGAGCTGCGGCGCGAAACCGCGCGCGCCCGCGACGGCCTTGCCAAACTCGAAACCGATACGACGCTGGCGGAACTCGGCCGCAGCAGTGGGGGCGCGCATGACGCGGTCTCGCAACTGATCCAGACCGCAGCGCGCGAAGGCAGTTTGTCGGGCTGGACCTTCGATGCCGACTTCAAGGATCGCGTCGCGCTGCGGCTCGAGCGCGTCGAGGCGGCGATGGCGCGCAAGATCGCCGGTGGCACCGGCATTCTCGCCACGATCGGCGCGGTGGCGCCGTTCGTTGGCCTGTTCGGAACGGTGTGGGGCATCATGAATGCTTTCATCGGCATCTCCGAAGCGCACACCACCAATCTGGCGGTGGTGGCACCGGGCATTGCCGAGGCGCTGCTCGCCACCGCGCTCGGCCTCGTCGCCGCAGTGCCGGCGGTGGTGATCTACAACTACCTCGTTCGTGCCATTGCGGCGTATCGGGCGCTGCTCGGCGATGCATCGGCGCAGGTGCTGCTGCTGGTCAGCCGCGATCGCGGCCGCTCGGCGCGGCAGATGCGGGCAGGGTGAGGCGATGGGCGTGCGGCTCGGTAGACGACGACTCGCGGCGGAGGACGATCTCGAGATCGCGCACGAGATCAATGTCACGCCGTTCATCGATGTGATGCTGGTGCTGCTGATCATCTTCATGGTCGCCGCGCCGCTCGCCACCGTGGATATCGGCGTCGATCTACCGGCCTCGACCGCAGCGCCGCAGCCGCGCCCGGACAAGCCGGTTTATCTGTCGGTGCAGCCGGATCTGACGCTCGCGGTCGGGGAAACGATCGTGGCGCGTGACGCGCTGTCCTCCGCGCTGCAGAGCGCGACGGGCGGGAACAAGGACGAGCGAATCTTCGTGCGCGCCGACAAGGCAGTGGCTTACGGCGAGCTGATGGCGGTGATGAACCTGCTGCGCGACGCCGGCTATCTCAAGGTCGCGCTGGTCGGACTCGACGGCCGGAATCAGCCATGAACGACTACGTGCTGCACGAGACGCCCGGCCGCGGCCGCAGTCAATGGCTGCTGTCGGCGACCGCGATCGTCGTGGCACATTTCGGTCTGATCGTCGCAGCGGTTGCCTGGTATCAGCAGTCGCCGTCGCCAGGTGTGGTGATGCCGGCGATCTTGATCGACATGGCGCCGAGCTCCGCGGCGCCCACGCTGCAGCCGCAGGATCTCGCGCCGGGACCCGAGATGCAGGAAGCGCCCAAGCCACAGGTCGAGGCGAAGCAGCCGCCGCCGGCACCTGCACCCGAAGCGCCGCGGCAATTCGCGGCGCAGCAACCTGAGCCCCCCGCGCCGGTGCTGCCGCAATCGGAGGTCGTGCTGCCGCAGCCGCCCGCTGCGGTCGAACCTGCCCGGCGCGACGACGCCAAGCCGAAGCGCGAGGAGGTCAGGCGCGAACGGGCGAAGCGCGACGATACTAAGCGCGACGAGGCCAAGGCCAAGCCGCATGCGCATCCGCCGGCGCCGCGCACCACTGCCGCGCCAAAGGCCGAGCGTCAGGCGGCGCTCGCTGCCGCGGCGAACGCCGGGCAGGCTGCTGCCGCCGCGGCACTGCCGTCGTATCGCGATCGGTTGGCCGCGCATCTCGCCCGTTACAAGCAATATCCGACCGCGTCGCGAGCGGCGCGCGAGCAGGGCACTGCGATGCTGTCGTTCACCGTCGGCCGCGGCGGACAAGTGCTCGGCAGCCGGCTCGCCCGCACCTCCGGCTTTTCGGCGCTCGATGCCGAAACCATGGCGATGATCCGCCGCGCCCAGCCGCTGCCGCCGTTCCCGAGCGAGATCACCCAGTCGTCGCTCAGCTTCACCGTTCCGGTGCGATTTTCGCTGCAGTGAGTGAGCGCGCCGGCCGGCGTCACGCTTGCCCGTGCGCCGCCTTCACCGCGGCCCGATCGACAGCCCCCTTGGCATCCTTCGGCAGCGCTTCGACGAAAACCACGTGCTTCGGCTTCTTGTAGCGTGCGATCAGTGAGGCGACGAATTCCGCGAGGGCATCGGCGGCGATGCTCTCACCCGGCTTGCAGACACACACCGCCTTGATGGCTTCGCTCCATTGCGGATCGGGCACGCCGATCACCACCGCCTCGGCGATCGCCGGATGCTGCTTCAGCGCGCCTTCGACCTCGGCCGGGTAGACGTTCTCGCCACCGGTCTTGATCAGCTCCTTTTCGGGCGCGCGGCCCGCGTAGAACAAGTAACCTTCGGCATCGAACCGGCCCATGTCGCCTGTGTGATGCCAGCCGTTGCGGAACGCGTGCTGGGTGGCGGCCGCGTTATTCCAATAGCCCTTGAACACCGTCGGGCCACGCAGCACGATCTCACCGACTTCGCCCGGCGGCAGCGGCCGGTCCTCGGCGTCGACCACTGCGACGGTGCGCCAGAACAGCGGCCGCCCGGCGGATTTCGGCCGGTCGCGATACGGCGCGAACGTTGACAGGCCCGAGGTTTCGGACTGGCCGAACGTGGCCCAGAACGTCGCGTTGGGGCATGTGGCTTCGAACCGTTCGATTGTCTCCGGCGTGTCGAGCCCGGTCACCGCGCGCAGGCTGGCGAGTTGCCCCGGCTGCGCCTGATCGAGAATGTTGCCGAGCATTGGGGCGAACTCGGCCATCACCGTCACCTTGTGAGCTTCGATGTCGCGCGCCGCCTGCGCGGGGTCGAATTTCGCCGCGATCACGCTCGCGCCGCCGGCCTGCTGCAGCGTCAGCATCAGGCCGAGCCCTGTGACATGAAACAGCGGCAGCATACCGAGATTGACGTCGATCTCGCTCAGTCGCCAGGCGTCGACCAGCGAGCTTTGCGCGATCAGGAGATTGCCTTGCGAGATCAATGCGCCGCGAGGCCGGCCGCCGACCGCAGCGGTGTGGATGATGACGAAGCCGTCGGCGACACCGAATTCCGGCGCGTTGAGCGGCGCGTCCGAGGCAAGATCCTTGAACGACGTAAACGGCCCGCTGCCGTCGTCGATTGCGTAGGCCTTCTTGACGCCGCCGAGCGACGGCAGCACCCCGGCAACGATGTCGCGATAATCGGTGCCGGTCACCACCACGGTGGGCGCGCCGTCGCCGAGCACGAACGCGATCTCGTCGGCATTCAATCGATAGTTCACCGGCAGCAGGATCGCGCCGATCAGCGCCACCGCGC from Rhodopseudomonas palustris carries:
- the exbB gene encoding tonB-system energizer ExbB — encoded protein: MMPPFRVTPMIRNLVRAGALGAAAVLLFGSAAHAADIASLPHDLSPWGMFKNADIVVKVVMAGLALASLATWTVWLSKTVELRRETARARDGLAKLETDTTLAELGRSSGGAHDAVSQLIQTAAREGSLSGWTFDADFKDRVALRLERVEAAMARKIAGGTGILATIGAVAPFVGLFGTVWGIMNAFIGISEAHTTNLAVVAPGIAEALLATALGLVAAVPAVVIYNYLVRAIAAYRALLGDASAQVLLLVSRDRGRSARQMRAG
- a CDS encoding energy transducer TonB family protein — encoded protein: MNDYVLHETPGRGRSQWLLSATAIVVAHFGLIVAAVAWYQQSPSPGVVMPAILIDMAPSSAAPTLQPQDLAPGPEMQEAPKPQVEAKQPPPAPAPEAPRQFAAQQPEPPAPVLPQSEVVLPQPPAAVEPARRDDAKPKREEVRRERAKRDDTKRDEAKAKPHAHPPAPRTTAAPKAERQAALAAAANAGQAAAAAALPSYRDRLAAHLARYKQYPTASRAAREQGTAMLSFTVGRGGQVLGSRLARTSGFSALDAETMAMIRRAQPLPPFPSEITQSSLSFTVPVRFSLQ
- the exbD gene encoding TonB system transport protein ExbD; protein product: MGVRLGRRRLAAEDDLEIAHEINVTPFIDVMLVLLIIFMVAAPLATVDIGVDLPASTAAPQPRPDKPVYLSVQPDLTLAVGETIVARDALSSALQSATGGNKDERIFVRADKAVAYGELMAVMNLLRDAGYLKVALVGLDGRNQP
- a CDS encoding AMP-binding protein, with the translated sequence MALHDFTLADVYRRNAALFPERTAFVVDGVRLSHRDYLARAERLASGLLRDGVQPGDRVAILSQNCTEMVELIGAVALIGAILLPVNYRLNADEIAFVLGDGAPTVVVTGTDYRDIVAGVLPSLGGVKKAYAIDDGSGPFTSFKDLASDAPLNAPEFGVADGFVIIHTAAVGGRPRGALISQGNLLIAQSSLVDAWRLSEIDVNLGMLPLFHVTGLGLMLTLQQAGGASVIAAKFDPAQAARDIEAHKVTVMAEFAPMLGNILDQAQPGQLASLRAVTGLDTPETIERFEATCPNATFWATFGQSETSGLSTFAPYRDRPKSAGRPLFWRTVAVVDAEDRPLPPGEVGEIVLRGPTVFKGYWNNAAATQHAFRNGWHHTGDMGRFDAEGYLFYAGRAPEKELIKTGGENVYPAEVEGALKQHPAIAEAVVIGVPDPQWSEAIKAVCVCKPGESIAADALAEFVASLIARYKKPKHVVFVEALPKDAKGAVDRAAVKAAHGQA